The genomic segment GGTCGCCGACGAAGATCCCGTCGAAGCCCAGCCGCTCGGCCTCCTGCGCCCAGGTGCGCAGCGCGGCGAACGCCCCGCCGGCGCGCGGCCCGAGCCAGCCGGGCGGGCGGACGTGGAAGGCGGCGGGGGGCATGCACGGATGCTAGAGGCGCCATAGAGTCGCGCGTCATGGCGACCACCCCTCCCGTGTCCGGGCCCCTGCACGCACCCGATCTCGCCGGCGCCGCCGTCCTCGTCGCCGGTGCCGCCTCGGGCATCGGCCGGGCCGCCGCGCTGGCCCTCGCGCGCGAGGGCGCGCACGTGCTGTGCTTCGACCTCGCCGACGCCGAGCCCGTCGCGGCGGCGATCCGCGACGGCGGCGGCACGGCGCTCGCCGTGCACGGCGACCTGCTCGACGAGGACGCGCTCGCGAGCGCGGTCGCGACCTGCGAGGGCGAGATCGGGCCGCTGCGTGTCGCGGTCAACACGGCGGGGATCGTGAGCTTCCAACCCCTGGAGGAGGCGACCGCCGACGAGCTGCGACGCATCCTGGACGTCAACCTCCTGGGCCCCATGCTGTTCCTCAAGCACGCCCTGCCGCCCATGCGCGAGCGCGGCGCGGGGTCGGCGATCCTCTTCGGCTCGCTGGCCGGCAAGACCGGCGGCCTGCGCTCGGGCCCGGCCTACGGCGCGTCGAAGGGCGGGGTCCACGCGCTCGTGAAGTGGACGGCCGGCCACTACGCGCCGCACGGCGTCCGCGTCAACGGCGTCGCCCCGGGCCCCGTCGCCACGCCGATGACCGAGGGGCGGGGCTACACGACCGCGGGCCTGCCGCTCGCCCGGCTCGGTGTGCCCGAAGACCAGGCCGAGGCGGTCGTCTACCTCGCCTCGGACGCGTCGGCGTGGGTCACCGGCCAGATCCTCAACATCAACGGCGGCGTGTTCATGGAGTGAGCGCGGATGCGGCCACGGCGTCGCTGACGCGCCGGGCCGCGGCGGCGACCGCGTCGGCGAGGCCCTCCAGCGCGGCGGGGTCCAGGCGGTCGCGTGGGCCGCAGACGCTGACCGAGCCGATCGCGTGGCCGTCGGGGCCGAGGACCGGCGCGGCCACGCTGGCGGCGCCGGCCTGTCGCTCCCCGCGGCTCAGCGCGACGCCCCGGGCGCGGATCTCCGCCAGCTCCGCCCGCAGCGCGCCGGCGCCGGTGATCGTCTGCGTGGTCAGGCCCGCGAGGGGGCCGGCGAGCACCGCGGCCCGCAGGCGGCCGTCGGCGAAGGCGAGGATGGCCTTGCCGCTGGCGCCCGCGTGCAGCGGG from the Baekduia soli genome contains:
- a CDS encoding SDR family NAD(P)-dependent oxidoreductase, with the translated sequence MATTPPVSGPLHAPDLAGAAVLVAGAASGIGRAAALALAREGAHVLCFDLADAEPVAAAIRDGGGTALAVHGDLLDEDALASAVATCEGEIGPLRVAVNTAGIVSFQPLEEATADELRRILDVNLLGPMLFLKHALPPMRERGAGSAILFGSLAGKTGGLRSGPAYGASKGGVHALVKWTAGHYAPHGVRVNGVAPGPVATPMTEGRGYTTAGLPLARLGVPEDQAEAVVYLASDASAWVTGQILNINGGVFME